A stretch of the Pedobacter sp. MC2016-14 genome encodes the following:
- the pta gene encoding phosphate acetyltransferase — MTKNIFIASAEPYTGKSVIAFGMVNMLLGKTQKVGYFKPIIAQDDPLQKEQHIEAILDYFALPINYNDTFAFTRQQVLHQFESENSGEMINTIISKYKKLEDNYDFTVIEGSDFLGEGIAFEFESNVLIAKNLGAPVMVVVSGENKTVGQLVNTAVNIYRNFLLRDVQVIGIVANMVSQADLEQVKSMLSSQVPQDLMVTAIPMESGLQSPTMKEIASTLDAKILFGQDLMDNQVDNFVTGAMMLPNFLRHIKDNVLIVTPGDRGDIIIGSLQANLSANYPKVAGIVLTAGSLPDEPMIRLIEGLQSVIPIISVEKGTFETTRAIGAIHSRITAENKKKIALAIDLFEKYVDSKGLDDKIITFQYQGITPHMFQYQLVKWAKSQKKHIVLPEGNDERILKAAEKLISQDVVSLTLLGDPQEIGNSIKRLGLNLDVNAIHIHNPATSAQYYDYVDTLYELRKNKNVNQEMARDMMTDVSYFGTMMVYKGDADGMVSGAVHTTQHTIRPALQFIKTRPGVSVVSSVFFMCLPERVAIFGDCAVNPNPTAQQLAEIAISSAETSQRFGIEPRIAMLSYSSGSSGEGEDVERVREATMIVKERRPDLKIEGPIQYDAAVDPLVGRQKLPGSEVAGKASVLIFPDLNTGNNTYKAVQRETGALAIGPMLQGLNKPINDLSRGCTVDDIFNTVVITAIQCQDI, encoded by the coding sequence ATGACAAAAAATATCTTTATTGCCTCTGCAGAGCCCTATACCGGAAAATCAGTAATTGCATTCGGAATGGTCAATATGCTTTTGGGGAAAACTCAGAAAGTAGGTTATTTTAAGCCTATTATAGCTCAGGATGATCCGCTACAGAAAGAGCAACACATTGAAGCGATACTGGATTATTTTGCCCTGCCCATCAACTATAACGATACATTTGCTTTCACCAGACAACAGGTTTTGCATCAGTTTGAATCTGAAAATAGTGGGGAGATGATTAATACCATCATCAGTAAATATAAAAAACTGGAAGATAACTATGATTTTACGGTGATTGAAGGGAGTGACTTTTTAGGAGAAGGAATTGCTTTTGAATTTGAGTCAAACGTGCTCATCGCAAAAAATCTGGGCGCACCTGTGATGGTAGTGGTTAGCGGAGAAAATAAAACGGTGGGTCAGTTGGTGAATACAGCTGTAAACATTTACCGAAATTTTTTACTAAGGGATGTTCAGGTAATTGGTATCGTAGCCAACATGGTTAGTCAGGCAGATTTAGAGCAGGTGAAATCAATGCTTAGTTCGCAGGTGCCACAAGATCTGATGGTAACTGCGATCCCAATGGAAAGCGGTCTTCAAAGTCCAACCATGAAAGAAATTGCGAGCACATTGGATGCGAAAATTTTGTTTGGGCAGGATTTGATGGATAACCAGGTAGATAATTTTGTTACTGGTGCAATGATGCTACCCAATTTTTTAAGGCACATTAAGGACAATGTACTCATTGTGACGCCGGGCGACAGGGGAGACATCATCATTGGGTCTTTACAAGCAAACCTGTCTGCAAATTATCCTAAAGTTGCTGGGATTGTGCTCACGGCAGGCAGTTTGCCAGATGAACCCATGATTCGTTTAATTGAGGGTTTGCAATCGGTAATTCCCATTATTTCTGTAGAAAAAGGAACTTTTGAAACGACCAGGGCAATAGGGGCAATACATTCCAGAATTACAGCAGAAAATAAAAAGAAGATAGCCCTTGCCATTGATCTTTTTGAAAAATATGTAGATAGTAAGGGGCTGGATGATAAAATTATTACCTTCCAATATCAGGGGATTACTCCGCATATGTTCCAGTATCAGTTGGTTAAATGGGCTAAAAGTCAGAAAAAACATATTGTATTACCTGAGGGTAACGATGAAAGGATTTTAAAGGCAGCTGAAAAACTAATTAGCCAGGACGTGGTATCGCTAACCTTGCTGGGAGATCCACAGGAAATTGGCAACAGCATCAAAAGGCTTGGGTTAAACCTGGACGTCAATGCCATCCATATCCATAATCCAGCTACCTCAGCCCAGTATTATGATTATGTAGATACCCTGTATGAACTGCGTAAAAATAAAAATGTAAATCAGGAAATGGCCAGAGATATGATGACTGATGTATCCTATTTCGGGACTATGATGGTGTATAAAGGAGATGCAGATGGCATGGTATCGGGAGCGGTGCATACCACACAGCATACAATACGTCCTGCTTTGCAATTCATCAAAACCAGACCAGGAGTATCAGTGGTATCCTCTGTATTTTTTATGTGTCTGCCAGAGCGGGTAGCTATTTTTGGAGATTGTGCAGTAAACCCAAATCCTACAGCGCAACAGCTTGCAGAAATTGCCATATCCTCTGCAGAAACAAGTCAGCGTTTTGGTATTGAACCGAGGATTGCTATGCTTTCTTATTCATCTGGAAGTTCTGGCGAAGGAGAAGATGTGGAACGGGTTAGGGAAGCTACAATGATCGTAAAAGAAAGAAGACCTGACTTAAAGATTGAAGGCCCAATACAATACGATGCGGCGGTAGATCCATTAGTAGGTAGGCAAAAGCTTCCGGGATCTGAAGTAGCTGGCAAAGCCAGTGTATTGATCTTTCCGGATTTAAATACAGGGAACAATACTTATAAAGCTGTACAGCGTGAAACTGGTGCTTTAGCCATTGGGCCAATGTTGCAAGGCCTCAACAAGCCAATTAATGATTTGAGTCGTGGTTGTACGGTTGATGATATTTTTAATACGGTGGTCATTACAGCTATCCAGTGCCAGGACATTTAA
- a CDS encoding acetate/propionate family kinase produces MNILVINSGSSSLKYQLFKMPSKNPVSSGLVERIGLEGSPVANHNDALNQVLSLLTEGEQAVIASPDEIDAVGHRVVHGGEHFSGATLITEAVKAQIRKLFSLAPLHNPVNYTCIEVAEDTFKKAKQIAVFDTAFHQSIPEKAYRFAIPEPYYKDHGIRVYGFHGTSHKYVTEQAMQWLNKPDAKIISIHLGNGCSISAVNAGKSVDTSMGFGPLSGLMMGTRSGDIDPSVIFHLMEHSGYTLEQLSTLLNKQSGLLGVGGSSDMRDIRRRLEQGSEEAKLALELYAYRIKKFIGAYSAVLNGVDAILFTAGVGENDKAMRDAVCAEMDYLNIILDQEKNQEYKGEISDISTSGSRVKILVVPTNEEYEIASQCYEQLK; encoded by the coding sequence ATGAATATTTTAGTGATCAATTCCGGGAGCAGCTCCCTCAAATATCAGCTGTTTAAAATGCCTTCAAAAAATCCTGTAAGTAGTGGATTAGTAGAACGAATAGGTCTTGAAGGATCACCTGTTGCCAACCATAATGATGCTTTAAATCAGGTTTTGAGTTTACTTACTGAAGGAGAACAGGCGGTAATAGCGAGTCCTGATGAAATTGATGCTGTTGGACATAGAGTTGTACACGGTGGTGAACATTTTTCAGGAGCGACGTTGATTACTGAAGCCGTAAAAGCGCAAATCAGGAAACTATTTTCATTAGCACCTTTGCATAACCCCGTAAATTATACCTGTATAGAGGTGGCAGAGGATACTTTTAAAAAGGCAAAACAAATTGCTGTATTTGACACCGCATTTCATCAAAGTATTCCAGAAAAAGCCTATCGTTTTGCAATTCCAGAACCCTATTATAAAGATCATGGTATCCGTGTGTATGGTTTTCATGGTACCAGCCATAAGTATGTTACTGAACAGGCTATGCAATGGCTGAATAAGCCAGATGCAAAGATAATCAGTATACATTTAGGTAATGGTTGCAGTATATCGGCAGTAAACGCAGGTAAGTCTGTAGATACCAGTATGGGTTTTGGCCCTTTAAGCGGATTAATGATGGGGACCCGTTCAGGAGATATTGATCCTTCGGTAATTTTTCATTTGATGGAGCATTCTGGTTATACACTAGAACAACTGAGTACGTTGCTTAATAAACAATCGGGCTTACTTGGTGTTGGCGGTTCCAGTGATATGCGCGACATTCGCCGTCGATTGGAGCAAGGCAGCGAGGAAGCTAAGCTTGCATTAGAACTGTATGCCTATCGCATCAAAAAGTTTATTGGTGCCTACAGCGCAGTACTAAATGGTGTTGATGCTATTTTATTTACTGCAGGAGTGGGTGAAAATGACAAGGCGATGCGGGATGCAGTTTGCGCAGAAATGGACTATCTGAATATTATACTGGATCAGGAGAAGAATCAAGAGTACAAAGGTGAAATCTCGGACATCAGTACTTCCGGATCCAGGGTTAAGATTTTGGTGGTGCCCACT